A single Cnuibacter physcomitrellae DNA region contains:
- a CDS encoding TetR/AcrR family transcriptional regulator → MPRTRDESAQRARLSEAVFTTLAEAGPTGLTLRAVATRAGCSTGLVLHTFPDKRALLLHARDVLHERTRARADAAQAGAPDPAEAVRAVSLGALALDAERLAEARAWVAFLAAALGDPVLRERHVRNSRAFVDRLARLLAEAVPLPPGTAELRASALAASVEGITALAAGDPERWTPEAQRSALELALSTALQHSQARSEG, encoded by the coding sequence GTGCCACGGACACGAGACGAGTCGGCCCAGAGGGCACGCCTCTCGGAAGCGGTCTTCACGACGCTCGCAGAGGCCGGCCCGACCGGCCTCACGCTCCGCGCGGTCGCGACTCGCGCCGGCTGCAGCACGGGTCTCGTCCTGCACACGTTCCCCGACAAGCGAGCCCTGCTCCTCCACGCCCGAGACGTGCTGCACGAGCGCACCCGCGCCCGCGCGGATGCCGCCCAGGCCGGCGCACCCGATCCGGCGGAAGCCGTGCGGGCGGTGTCGCTCGGCGCCCTCGCGCTCGACGCCGAGCGCCTCGCCGAGGCCCGCGCGTGGGTCGCGTTCCTCGCCGCGGCGCTCGGCGACCCCGTCCTCCGCGAGCGCCACGTGAGGAACAGCCGCGCCTTCGTCGACCGACTCGCTCGTCTGCTCGCGGAGGCGGTGCCGCTGCCGCCGGGGACCGCGGAGCTCCGCGCCTCCGCGCTCGCCGCCTCCGTCGAGGGGATCACGGCCCTGGCCGCCGGCGACCCGGAGCGCTGGACGCCGGAGGCTCAGCGGTCCGCTCTCGAGCTCGCCCTGTCGACAGCGCTGCAGCACTCGCAAGCCCGCTCCGAGGGCTAA
- a CDS encoding GNAT family N-acetyltransferase has translation MPWTIATTPFDDPDADRLRRAQREELDARYGVSDHEPGVPPSAADVPVFLIARDDDGAPIACGGLRPLPESVLGPGTVEIKRMYTVPGARGSGVATAVLRALEEEARLLGATRLVLETGTAQPDAIRFYQREGYASIPLFGSYEGSEYSVCFGRDL, from the coding sequence ATGCCTTGGACCATCGCCACGACCCCGTTCGACGACCCGGACGCCGACCGGCTCCGCCGCGCCCAGCGCGAGGAGCTCGACGCGAGGTACGGGGTGAGCGATCACGAACCGGGCGTCCCGCCGTCGGCCGCCGACGTGCCCGTGTTCCTCATCGCCAGGGACGACGACGGAGCTCCGATCGCCTGCGGCGGCCTACGTCCGCTGCCCGAGTCGGTGCTCGGCCCCGGGACGGTCGAGATCAAGCGGATGTACACCGTGCCGGGCGCTCGCGGCAGCGGCGTCGCCACGGCCGTGCTCAGGGCGCTCGAGGAGGAGGCGCGTCTGCTCGGGGCGACCCGCCTGGTCCTGGAGACCGGGACCGCCCAGCCCGACGCCATCCGCTTCTACCAGCGCGAGGGGTACGCCTCCATCCCGCTCTTCGGCTCGTACGAGGGATCGGAGTACTCCGTCTGCTTCGGGCGGGATCTGTGA
- a CDS encoding SDR family oxidoreductase, producing the protein MNITDQIALVTGANRGIGRQTVLELLDRGAAKVYATARRPETLDFDDPRVVPLPLDLLDHDSITAAAASAGDVTILVNNAGISTGAGLVTGELADIRRELDTHFWGTLDVIRTFSPVLAANGGGAIVNILSALSWFSAPRGGGYAVAKAAEWNMTNAVRLELAAQGTLVQGVHLGAADTDILAGYEGPMIHPREVPRAALTGLESGAIEVVVDDWSAMVKSSLAGNPAPFYEKVTSLLGA; encoded by the coding sequence ATGAACATCACCGATCAGATCGCCCTCGTCACCGGAGCCAATCGAGGCATCGGACGCCAGACCGTCCTCGAGCTCCTCGACCGCGGCGCCGCGAAGGTCTACGCCACCGCCCGTCGGCCCGAGACCCTCGACTTCGACGACCCCCGGGTGGTCCCCCTCCCGCTCGACCTCCTCGACCACGACTCCATCACCGCAGCGGCCGCGTCCGCCGGCGATGTCACGATCCTCGTGAACAACGCGGGCATCTCGACCGGGGCGGGCCTCGTGACGGGCGAGCTCGCCGACATCCGTCGCGAGCTCGACACGCACTTCTGGGGCACGCTCGACGTCATCCGCACCTTCTCCCCCGTGCTCGCCGCGAACGGCGGCGGCGCGATCGTGAACATCCTCTCCGCCCTCTCCTGGTTCTCCGCCCCGCGTGGGGGCGGGTACGCCGTGGCGAAGGCGGCGGAGTGGAACATGACGAACGCCGTCCGTCTCGAGCTCGCCGCGCAGGGCACCCTCGTGCAGGGCGTCCACCTCGGTGCGGCCGACACCGACATCTTGGCCGGCTACGAGGGCCCGATGATCCACCCTCGCGAGGTCCCGCGCGCGGCCCTCACGGGCCTCGAGTCCGGCGCGATCGAGGTCGTCGTCGACGACTGGTCTGCGATGGTGAAGTCGTCGCTCGCGGGGAATCCCGCCCCGTTCTACGAGAAGGTCACGTCACTCCTCGGCGCCTGA
- a CDS encoding MerR family transcriptional regulator gives MRIGEVAERAGVSTRALRYYEEQGLLASERTPSGQRTYPESAVEKVQLIQQLFAAGLSSRTIVQLMPCIEVGVGSSEAFELLAAERDRITAAMADLAAARDALDRVIDMAVHPTAEHCPALREPAWAPYDAAAAGADAADPRPALV, from the coding sequence ATGCGGATCGGAGAGGTCGCGGAGCGGGCCGGCGTGAGCACGCGGGCGCTGCGGTACTACGAGGAGCAGGGGCTCCTCGCGTCCGAGCGCACGCCGAGCGGCCAGCGCACGTACCCGGAGTCCGCCGTCGAGAAGGTGCAGCTCATCCAGCAGCTCTTCGCCGCGGGGCTGTCGAGCCGCACGATCGTGCAGCTGATGCCGTGCATCGAGGTCGGCGTCGGCTCGTCCGAGGCGTTCGAGCTGCTCGCCGCCGAGCGCGACCGCATCACCGCCGCGATGGCCGACCTCGCCGCCGCGCGTGACGCGCTCGACCGCGTCATCGACATGGCCGTGCATCCCACGGCGGAGCACTGCCCGGCGCTGCGCGAGCCGGCCTGGGCGCCGTACGATGCAGCGGCTGCGGGCGCCGATGCCGCGGACCCGCGCCCGGCCCTGGTCTGA
- a CDS encoding YbaK/EbsC family protein codes for MTDDTLPERSRLVQEQLRAAGLAAEIRELPDSTRTAAEAAAALGCEPGAIASSLVLLADEEPVLVMTSGRHRVDTALLASQLGAATVSMAPAKLVKTLTGQPIGGVAPVGHPAPIPTVVDESLADYDTLWAAGGTPHTVFPLAYAELLALTGGRPLRVAED; via the coding sequence ATGACCGACGACACCCTCCCCGAGCGCAGCCGTCTCGTGCAGGAGCAGCTGCGCGCCGCCGGACTCGCGGCCGAGATCCGCGAGCTCCCGGACTCCACCCGCACGGCGGCGGAGGCCGCGGCGGCCCTCGGCTGCGAGCCGGGCGCGATCGCCTCGAGCCTCGTGCTGCTCGCCGACGAGGAGCCCGTGCTCGTGATGACGAGCGGCCGGCACCGCGTCGACACCGCGCTCCTGGCCTCACAGCTGGGCGCCGCGACGGTGTCGATGGCCCCGGCGAAGCTGGTGAAGACGCTGACGGGTCAGCCGATCGGCGGAGTCGCCCCGGTCGGCCATCCGGCGCCGATCCCGACCGTGGTCGACGAGTCGCTCGCCGACTACGACACCCTGTGGGCCGCGGGCGGCACTCCGCACACCGTCTTCCCGCTGGCCTACGCCGAGCTGCTCGCGCTCACCGGAGGCCGACCCCTGCGTGTCGCCGAGGACTGA
- a CDS encoding L-aspartate oxidase codes for MTPHERQTSTSVLVIGTGGSGLRAAIELAEAGVDVLVLGKRPRSDAHTSLAAGGINAALGTMDEEDSWQQHAADTIKESYFLADPRTVEIVTSGAARGIEDLERYGMPFAREEDGRISQRFFGAHTYRRTAFAGDYTGLEIQRTLVNRAAQLEIPILDSVYVTRILTNDDGAVFGAYGFDLTDGTRHLIHADAVILAAGGHNRIWRRTSSRRDENTGDSFRLAVEAGARLRDPELVQFHPSGIIEPENAAGTLISEAARGEGGILRNGLGERFMQRYDPERMELSTRDRVALACYTEIKEGRGTPNGGVWLDVSHLPRETIMRRLPRVYQTMLELQMLDITKEPIEIAPTAHYSMGGVWVRPEDHRTDVPGLYAIGEASSGLHGANRLGGNSLIELLVFGRIVGRAAAAYSAGLSSQRRSAAAVDLARQEIADLLAADGEENVRALQRAIRDTMTEHAGVVRDEASLLAGLAELDAIEQRMRDIGVHPDIAGYQDLAHAFDLRSSALAARATLQAALERRETRGCHNRSDYPDLDPELQVNLVWSADGTVTRESIPPVPAEIAALIRDVSVAGKLVE; via the coding sequence ATGACCCCACACGAACGGCAGACCTCCACCAGCGTCCTCGTCATCGGGACAGGCGGCTCCGGCCTCCGCGCGGCCATCGAGCTCGCCGAGGCGGGCGTCGACGTGCTCGTGCTAGGCAAGCGTCCTCGATCGGATGCGCACACCTCCCTCGCGGCCGGCGGCATCAATGCGGCGCTCGGCACCATGGACGAGGAGGACTCCTGGCAGCAGCACGCCGCCGACACCATCAAGGAGAGCTACTTCCTCGCCGACCCCCGCACGGTCGAGATCGTCACCTCGGGCGCGGCCCGCGGCATCGAAGACCTCGAGCGCTACGGCATGCCCTTCGCCCGCGAGGAGGACGGCCGGATCTCCCAGCGCTTCTTCGGGGCGCACACCTACCGCCGGACGGCCTTCGCCGGCGACTACACCGGGCTCGAGATCCAGCGCACGCTCGTGAACCGCGCCGCGCAGCTCGAGATCCCGATCCTCGACAGCGTCTACGTGACCCGCATCCTCACGAACGACGACGGCGCGGTGTTCGGCGCCTACGGCTTCGACCTCACCGACGGCACCCGGCACCTCATCCACGCGGACGCGGTCATCCTCGCCGCCGGCGGTCACAACCGGATCTGGCGACGGACCTCGTCGCGGCGCGACGAGAACACGGGCGACTCGTTCCGGCTCGCCGTCGAGGCGGGCGCGCGCCTGCGCGATCCGGAGCTGGTGCAGTTCCACCCGTCGGGCATCATCGAGCCCGAGAACGCCGCCGGGACGCTCATCTCCGAGGCCGCCCGCGGCGAGGGCGGCATCCTCCGCAACGGCCTCGGCGAGCGCTTCATGCAGCGCTACGACCCGGAGCGGATGGAGCTGTCGACGCGCGACCGCGTCGCGCTCGCCTGCTACACCGAGATCAAGGAGGGACGCGGCACCCCGAACGGCGGGGTCTGGCTCGACGTGTCGCACCTGCCCCGCGAGACCATCATGAGGCGGCTGCCCCGCGTGTACCAGACGATGCTCGAACTGCAGATGCTCGACATCACGAAGGAGCCGATCGAGATCGCCCCCACCGCGCACTACTCGATGGGCGGCGTGTGGGTGCGCCCGGAGGATCACCGCACCGATGTGCCGGGCCTCTACGCGATCGGCGAGGCCTCGAGCGGTCTGCACGGGGCGAACCGTCTGGGAGGGAACTCGCTCATCGAGCTCCTCGTGTTCGGTCGCATCGTCGGTCGGGCCGCCGCGGCGTACTCGGCGGGACTCAGCTCGCAGAGGCGCTCGGCGGCCGCCGTCGACCTGGCCCGCCAGGAGATCGCCGACCTCCTCGCCGCGGACGGGGAGGAGAACGTGCGCGCGCTGCAGCGCGCCATCCGCGACACGATGACGGAGCACGCGGGCGTCGTCCGCGACGAGGCGAGCCTGCTCGCCGGCCTCGCCGAGCTCGACGCGATCGAGCAGCGGATGCGCGACATCGGGGTCCACCCCGACATCGCCGGCTACCAGGACCTCGCGCATGCGTTCGACCTCCGCTCGTCGGCGCTGGCGGCGCGGGCGACCCTGCAGGCGGCTCTCGAGCGCCGCGAGACGCGCGGCTGCCACAACCGCTCGGACTACCCCGATCTCGACCCGGAGCTGCAGGTGAACCTGGTGTGGTCGGCCGACGGCACGGTCACCCGCGAGTCGATCCCGCCGGTCCCCGCCGAGATCGCCGCCCTCATCCGCGACGTCTCCGTCGCCGGCAAGCTCGTCGAGTAG
- a CDS encoding LysR family transcriptional regulator, which yields MNLEQLRSFVEVARTGHFTRAAEELHLAQPSLSRQITALERDLGAPLLTRDRAGSRLTAAGEALLPLARRMLADADTVRHDLAELAGLRRGRVRLGATPTLCISLVAEVLSAFHAAHPAIELHLSEHGSRRLLDQLAAGELDLALITTSDPATAERFAVAPLLVEELVVVSAASAPAVTKASSISLAEVAALPQIVFSSTYDLRGATDAAFAAAGLTPEVVLEGAEMDAVLRFVERGLGVAIVPAMVLHDRAGLRSVRLRDPKLGRTISLARPADVEPTAAVAVMQRTVASTARAFAASAGATMRLAS from the coding sequence ATGAACCTGGAGCAGCTGAGGAGCTTCGTGGAGGTCGCGCGGACCGGCCACTTCACCCGCGCGGCCGAGGAGCTGCATCTGGCCCAGCCCTCGCTGAGCCGCCAGATCACCGCCCTCGAACGCGACCTCGGCGCGCCGCTCCTCACCCGGGACAGGGCCGGCAGCCGGCTGACCGCCGCCGGCGAGGCGCTGCTGCCCCTGGCGAGGCGGATGCTCGCCGACGCCGACACGGTGCGGCACGACCTGGCCGAGCTCGCGGGGCTGCGCCGAGGGCGGGTGAGGCTCGGGGCGACCCCGACGCTCTGCATCAGCCTCGTCGCCGAGGTCCTGAGCGCGTTCCATGCCGCGCATCCGGCCATCGAGCTGCACCTGTCGGAGCACGGCTCGCGGCGTCTGCTCGACCAGCTCGCCGCGGGGGAGCTCGACCTCGCGCTCATCACCACCTCGGATCCGGCCACCGCGGAGCGCTTCGCGGTCGCTCCGCTGCTGGTCGAGGAGCTCGTCGTCGTCTCGGCGGCGTCCGCGCCCGCGGTGACGAAGGCCTCGAGCATCTCGCTGGCCGAGGTGGCGGCGCTGCCGCAGATCGTCTTCAGCTCGACGTACGACCTCCGCGGCGCGACCGATGCCGCCTTCGCCGCGGCGGGCCTGACCCCCGAGGTGGTGCTCGAGGGCGCCGAGATGGATGCGGTGCTCCGGTTCGTCGAGCGCGGGCTCGGCGTCGCCATCGTCCCGGCCATGGTGCTGCACGATCGGGCGGGGCTGCGATCGGTGCGCCTCCGGGATCCGAAGCTCGGCCGCACCATCAGCCTCGCGCGCCCCGCGGATGTCGAGCCCACCGCGGCGGTGGCGGTGATGCAGCGCACGGTCGCCAGCACGGCCCGGGCGTTCGCCGCCAGTGCCGGGGCGACGATGCGTCTCGCCTCCTGA
- a CDS encoding permease: MSTAPELLDDAATTTPVAGVATSSRAPEAVRLRRARLRTRLLVVLGVLAALALARAVAPADWFSWMDDQLGDGVTLALSVVIESVPFVVLGILLSILVSVWLPQGLLARRLPRNPVLRRLCLSLLGVLMPVCECGNLPLSRGLMLSGVAVADSVTFLLAAPIVNPITIITTYEAFGWSDGILVTRIVGGLVIANLVGWIYSLHARPERLLSSRFRMLCDAPAAESGSRTGRSLRMFAAESSSTLPALLVGSAVAGAIQVVVPRSVLLAVGTNPVLSVAAMMALAFVVAICSNVDAFFALSLGTAAMPGAIVAFLLFGPMIDVKMLALMRTTFSPRLLLGVTALVAASVAVIGLVMNGVG, from the coding sequence GTGTCGACCGCACCCGAGCTGCTCGACGATGCCGCGACGACGACGCCGGTGGCAGGCGTCGCCACGTCGTCGCGCGCCCCCGAGGCCGTCCGGCTGCGGCGCGCACGGCTCCGCACGCGACTCCTCGTCGTCCTCGGCGTCCTCGCGGCGCTCGCCCTCGCGCGGGCCGTCGCGCCGGCCGACTGGTTCTCCTGGATGGACGACCAGCTCGGCGACGGCGTCACCCTCGCCCTCAGCGTCGTCATCGAGTCGGTGCCGTTCGTCGTGCTCGGCATCCTGCTCTCCATCCTCGTCAGCGTCTGGCTGCCGCAGGGCCTCCTCGCGCGACGCCTGCCGCGGAACCCGGTGCTCCGCAGGCTGTGCCTGTCGCTCCTCGGGGTGCTGATGCCGGTGTGCGAGTGCGGGAACCTCCCGCTCAGTCGCGGTCTCATGCTCTCCGGTGTCGCCGTCGCCGACTCCGTCACCTTCCTGCTGGCGGCGCCGATCGTGAACCCGATCACGATCATCACGACCTACGAGGCGTTCGGCTGGTCCGACGGCATCCTCGTCACCCGGATCGTCGGCGGACTCGTGATCGCCAACCTCGTCGGCTGGATCTACAGCCTCCACGCCCGCCCGGAGCGCCTGCTGTCCTCGCGCTTCCGGATGCTCTGCGACGCGCCCGCGGCCGAGTCCGGCTCACGGACGGGTCGGTCGTTGCGGATGTTCGCCGCCGAGTCGTCGTCGACGCTCCCCGCCCTGCTCGTGGGATCCGCCGTGGCGGGCGCGATCCAGGTCGTGGTGCCGCGGTCGGTGCTGCTCGCGGTGGGCACCAACCCCGTGCTCAGCGTGGCAGCCATGATGGCGCTCGCGTTCGTCGTCGCGATCTGCTCCAACGTCGACGCGTTCTTCGCCCTCTCGCTGGGGACCGCCGCGATGCCCGGGGCGATCGTCGCGTTCCTGCTGTTCGGGCCGATGATCGACGTGAAGATGCTCGCGCTCATGCGCACCACGTTCTCGCCCCGCCTGCTCCTCGGGGTGACCGCGCTCGTCGCCGCCTCCGTCGCCGTGATCGGGCTGGTGATGAACGGTGTCGGCTGA
- a CDS encoding TIGR03943 family putative permease subunit, producing MSADRLASRWVGLVLVAVTAVATLWLATTGRLDLYVHPRYTVFVVVMALLALAAAIAAAVLLSFRDEARTHGHGGHGHAHDGHLHGDDHGGDGPRRRAVTRIAVATGSAVLVAVSIAALVLAPPRTLSVSAAAARADSVVGAVQGASDPSGDPSGYTVKDWSNLLRQGRDDEVIGQRTQLTGFVQADPDDPDSFALSRFVITCCAVDARPTSVTVYSPGWSSSLRVGDWATVDGTFAANPSVLSMSSVALLPSSVVPVDEPSDPYLQ from the coding sequence GTGTCGGCTGATCGTCTCGCCTCCCGGTGGGTGGGCCTCGTCCTCGTCGCGGTGACCGCCGTGGCGACGCTCTGGCTGGCGACCACAGGACGTCTCGACCTCTACGTGCATCCGCGGTACACGGTGTTCGTCGTGGTGATGGCGCTGCTCGCGCTCGCGGCCGCGATCGCCGCCGCCGTGCTGCTGTCGTTCCGCGACGAGGCGCGCACGCACGGCCACGGCGGGCACGGGCACGCGCACGACGGGCACCTGCACGGGGACGACCACGGCGGCGATGGTCCGCGTCGGCGGGCGGTGACGAGGATCGCGGTGGCGACCGGGTCCGCCGTGCTCGTCGCGGTCTCGATCGCCGCGCTCGTCCTGGCTCCGCCCCGCACGCTCTCCGTCAGCGCCGCCGCCGCGCGCGCCGACTCCGTCGTCGGGGCCGTGCAGGGCGCGTCCGACCCGTCGGGCGACCCCTCCGGCTACACCGTCAAGGACTGGTCGAACCTCCTGCGCCAGGGCCGCGACGACGAGGTGATCGGACAGCGCACCCAGCTCACGGGGTTCGTCCAGGCCGATCCCGACGATCCCGACTCCTTCGCGCTGTCGCGCTTCGTCATCACCTGCTGCGCGGTCGACGCGCGGCCCACGAGCGTGACCGTCTACTCGCCGGGCTGGTCCTCGTCTCTCCGCGTCGGCGACTGGGCGACGGTCGACGGGACCTTCGCCGCGAACCCGAGCGTGCTCTCGATGTCGTCGGTCGCCCTCCTGCCCTCGTCGGTCGTCCCGGTCGACGAGCCGTCGGATCCGTACCTGCAGTGA
- a CDS encoding 5'-3' exonuclease, whose product MLLDTAAMYFRAFYGVPDSVKAPDGSPINAVRGLLDAIAKLVTTYRPTRLIACWDDDWRPAWRVDLIPSYKTHRVVELVAAGPDVEEVPDLLSPQVPVIVEALTALGIPIVGATGYEADDVIGTLATTATGPVDIVTSDRDLFQLVDDERGVRVINTARGMSNIELVTEAVVEQRYGIRARQYADFATLRGDPSDGLPGVAGIGEKTAAALLREYQDLEGLVAAAADPSSSLTKAQRAKIDAAADYLLVAPTVVKVARDLDLDVTGSDGRLRGLGVEARAAVTALAERWGLGSSVERAVAALDGAADA is encoded by the coding sequence ATGCTGCTCGACACGGCGGCGATGTACTTCCGTGCGTTCTACGGCGTCCCCGACAGCGTGAAGGCGCCCGACGGGTCGCCCATCAACGCCGTCCGCGGACTGCTCGACGCCATCGCCAAGCTCGTGACCACCTACCGGCCCACCCGCCTGATCGCCTGCTGGGACGACGACTGGCGCCCGGCCTGGCGCGTCGACCTCATCCCGTCCTACAAGACGCATCGGGTGGTGGAGCTGGTCGCGGCCGGCCCCGACGTCGAGGAGGTGCCCGACCTCCTCAGCCCCCAGGTGCCGGTGATCGTCGAGGCGCTCACCGCGCTCGGCATCCCGATCGTCGGCGCCACCGGGTACGAGGCCGACGACGTGATCGGCACCCTGGCGACGACGGCCACCGGCCCGGTCGACATCGTCACGAGCGACCGCGACCTGTTCCAGCTCGTCGACGACGAACGAGGCGTCCGCGTGATCAACACCGCCCGGGGCATGAGCAACATCGAGCTGGTGACGGAGGCGGTGGTCGAGCAGCGCTACGGCATCAGGGCCCGCCAGTACGCCGACTTCGCGACCCTCCGCGGCGACCCGTCCGACGGACTCCCGGGGGTGGCCGGCATCGGCGAGAAGACCGCCGCCGCGCTGCTGCGGGAGTACCAGGACCTCGAGGGGCTCGTGGCCGCGGCCGCGGATCCGTCCTCGAGCCTGACGAAGGCGCAGCGGGCGAAGATCGACGCCGCGGCCGACTACCTCCTCGTCGCGCCCACGGTGGTCAAGGTCGCCCGCGACCTCGACCTCGACGTCACAGGCAGCGACGGTCGGCTCCGCGGCCTCGGCGTCGAGGCCAGAGCGGCGGTCACGGCGCTCGCCGAGCGCTGGGGGCTCGGCTCGTCGGTCGAGCGTGCGGTCGCCGCGCTGGACGGAGCCGCGGATGCCTGA
- a CDS encoding LLM class flavin-dependent oxidoreductase — translation MPERGRPLEGLGFLTIGLFDRDDPRSGHETTLELIELGEQLGFDSAWLRHRHLQYGISSPVAVMAAASQRTSRIRLGTAVTPIGAENPFRLAEDLATVDVLTGGRLTPGFSSGPPMRFDDYKEAIYPDTWQVEDLGYDRLLRLRSFLRGDEVSPFSGRQGIEEYSSRVEPHAPGLADRLWYGAGSTRSATWAGEHGFGLLTSSVVSSEHGTDFATNQAAQIRAYRDAHPDPARARVSQGLVVIPTDSATASQVERYRAYAESRNARVGVPQGPRGMLFAADIVGSSAEIAERLQSHEGYLLTDEVAFALPFSFDRDDYVQLLNDIAGVLGPLLGWRPAA, via the coding sequence ATGCCTGAGCGGGGAAGGCCTCTCGAAGGGCTCGGGTTCCTCACCATCGGGCTGTTCGACCGCGACGACCCGCGGTCGGGGCATGAGACCACGCTCGAGCTCATCGAGCTGGGCGAGCAGCTCGGGTTCGACTCGGCGTGGCTGCGCCATCGCCACCTCCAGTACGGCATCTCCTCGCCCGTCGCGGTGATGGCGGCGGCCTCGCAGCGGACGTCCCGCATCCGACTCGGCACGGCGGTCACACCCATCGGCGCCGAGAACCCCTTCCGGCTGGCCGAGGACCTCGCCACCGTCGACGTGCTCACCGGCGGCAGGCTGACGCCCGGCTTCAGCTCGGGGCCGCCCATGCGATTCGACGACTACAAGGAGGCGATCTACCCCGACACCTGGCAGGTCGAGGACCTCGGGTACGACCGGCTGCTCCGCCTGCGGTCGTTCCTGCGGGGCGACGAGGTCAGCCCGTTCTCCGGCCGACAGGGCATCGAGGAGTACTCGTCCCGCGTCGAGCCGCACGCGCCGGGCCTGGCCGACCGTCTCTGGTACGGCGCCGGCAGCACACGCAGCGCGACCTGGGCGGGGGAGCACGGCTTCGGCCTGCTCACCTCCAGCGTGGTCTCGAGCGAGCACGGCACCGACTTCGCCACCAACCAGGCGGCGCAGATCCGGGCGTACCGCGACGCGCATCCCGACCCCGCCCGTGCACGGGTGTCGCAGGGGCTCGTGGTGATCCCCACCGACTCCGCGACCGCGTCGCAGGTGGAGCGCTACCGCGCGTACGCCGAGTCGCGGAACGCGCGGGTGGGTGTGCCCCAGGGGCCGCGGGGGATGCTCTTCGCTGCCGACATCGTGGGCTCCTCGGCCGAGATCGCCGAGCGGCTGCAGTCCCACGAGGGGTACCTCCTCACCGACGAGGTGGCGTTCGCGCTGCCGTTCAGCTTCGACCGGGACGACTACGTCCAGCTGCTGAACGACATCGCCGGTGTGCTCGGTCCGCTCCTCGGCTGGCGTCCCGCAGCCTGA